Proteins encoded in a region of the Zea mays cultivar B73 chromosome 2, Zm-B73-REFERENCE-NAM-5.0, whole genome shotgun sequence genome:
- the LOC103649134 gene encoding protein FAR1-RELATED SEQUENCE 5-like: MTGGCCLPRLSSDGCAMDISSSSGPAANIEADQLICPLDGDREVVGYENDEINVVAVEHGDEDAQGTQVANKIQQTSFVQEVGMAFESENSAYEMYNSYAGKIGFSIRKGTTKHRPDGSLYMKHLVCSNEGFGKSESSKGITRTGCGARVQFSVSKEGIWIVQKIIVDHNHYLASPNKKKNLRSQRRVTEADRKLIGQIREAGMRPAQVYEFMKEFYGGADKVPYSRMDCNNEIGRERKKYLESNDAQTLCNYLKNKQREDPTFFYAIDIDQEDGPNKGRIANFFWADGQSIVDYGCFGDAVSFDTTFQTNKFEMPFAPILGTNHHKQTVIFGAALLFDETIPSFVWLFETFLTAMSGKHPSTIFTDQDAAMAGAISYVFPNTSHRLCIWHIYLNAAKHLGHIIQKHKEFLPAFKSCVYEDRSEFCFNKKWMELLQEYHLEENEWVSNLYNLRKKWAIVYRDSFTADMTSTQRSEGMNNVFKRRFRRKLGLSQIFIHVEKS; encoded by the exons ATGACCGGTGGCTGCTGTCTTCCTCGTTTGTCAAGTGACGGTTGTGCCATGGATATTTCCTCATCCTCAGGTCCAGCAGCCAACATAGAGGCCGATCAACTCATCTGTCCACTTGATGGAGATCGTGAAGTCGTCGGGTACGAGAACGACGAGATAAATGTAGTTGCCGTGGAACATGGAGATGAAGACGCACAAGGAACTCAG GTCGCTAATAAAATTCAACAAACTTCATTTGTTCAAGAAGTTGGAATGGCTTTTGAATCAGAGAATAGTGCTTATGAGATGTATAACAGTTATGCTGGTAAGATTGGATTTAGTATTAGAAAAGGTACAACAAAACACCGGCCAGATGGTAGTTTATATATGAAACATTTAGTTTGCAGTAATGAAGGATTTGGGAAAAGTGAGTCATCGAAGGGCATAACAAGGACAGGTTGTGGTGCTCGTGTTCAATTCAGTGTTAGTAAAGAAGGGATTTGGATAGTGCAAAAGATTATAGTAGATCATAATCATTATCTTGCTAGTCCAAATAAGAAGAAAAATTTAAGATCCCAACGACGTGTCACAGAAGCAGACAGAAAGCTAATTGGACAGATACGAGAAGCTGGGATGAGACCTGCCCAGGTGTATGAGTTCATGAAAGAATTTTATGGAGGAGCTGACAAAGTGCCATACTCGAGGATGGACTGCAACAATGAGATTGGCCGTGAGCGCAAGAAATACTTAGAATCTAATGATGCACAAACACTATGCAACTACTTGAAGAATAAGCAACGTGAGGATCCTACATTTTTCTATGCAATTGATATAGATCAGGAAGATGGACCCAATAAAGGTCGTATAGCTAATTTCTTTTGGGCAGATGGTCAGTCTATCGTGGATTATGGATGCTTTGGTGATGCTGTGTCATTTGACACCACCTTTCAAACTAATAAGTTTGAAATGCCTTTTGCTCCAATCCTTGGTACAAATCATCACAAGCAAACCGTAATTTTTGGAGCTGCACTTTTATTTGATGAAACAATTCCATCATTTGTTTGGCTCTTTGAAACTTTTTTAACAGCAATGTCAGGCAAGCATCCGAGCACAATTTTCACTGATCAAGACGCGGCCATGGCAGGTGCAATTTCTTATGTATTCCCAAacacaagccatcgtctttgtatATGGCATATTTATCTTAATGCTGCTAAACATCTCGGACATATAATTCAAAAGCATAAGGAGTTCCTACCTGCTTTTAAGAGTTGTGTCTATGAAGACAGATCAGAGTTTTGCTTCAATAAGAAGTGGATGGAGTTGTTGCAGGAGTATCACCTTGAGGAAAATGAATGGGTCTCAAACTTATATAATTTGAGGAAAAAATGGGCTATTGTATACCGTGACTCTTTTACAGCTGACATGACCTCTACCCAAAGGAGCGAAGGAATGAATAATGTCTTTAAGAGAAGATTTCGAAGAAAGCTTGGTCTTTCGCAGATTTTCATTCACGTAGAAAAATCCTAG
- the LOC103647403 gene encoding vacuolar iron transporter 2: MALNGGKTFVHDEEKQRLLLEEHTEKHFTAGEVVRDIIIGVSDGLTVPFALAAGLSGANASSALVLTAGLAEVAAGAISMGLGGYLAAKSEADHYNRELQREQDEIDTVPDVEAAEIADILSEYGLGPQEYGPVVTSLRNNPKAWLEFMMKFELGLEKPEPRRALVSAATIALSYVAGGLVPLLPYMFVPEAGRAMAVSVAVTLAALLFFGFVKGRFTGDRPFFSAVQTTVVGALASAAAYAMARAVQSI, translated from the exons ATGGCTCTGAACGGCGGCAAGACGTTCGTGCATGACGAGGAGAAGCAGCGGCTGCTCCTGGAGGAGCACACCGAGAAGCACTTCACCGCAGGCGAGGTGGTCCGTGACATCATCATCGGCGTCTCCGACGGCCTCACCGTACCCTTCGCGCTCGCCGCCGGCCTGTCCGGCGCCAACGCCTCCTCCGCGCTCGTGCTCACCGCGGGGCTCGCCGAGGTCGCCGCCGGCGCCATCTCCATGGGGCTCGGAGG GTATCTGGCGGCGAAGAGCGAGGCTGATCACTACAACAGGGAGCTGCAGCGCGAGCAGGACGAGATCGACACCGTCCCCGACGTCG AGGCCGCCGAGATCGCCGACATCCTGTCGGAGTACGGGCTGGGGCCGCAGGAGTACGGCCCCGTGGTGACCTCCCTCCGCAACAACCCCAAGGCGTGGCTGGAGTTCATGATGAAGTTCGAGCTGGGGCTGGAGAAGCCCGAGCCCCGGCGCGCGCTGGTGAGCGCCGCCACCATCGCGCTGTCCTACGTCGCGGGCGGGCTGGTGCCGCTGCTCCCCTACATGTTCGTGCCGGAGGCCGGGCGCGCCATGGCCGTGTCCGTCGCCGTCACGCTCGCGGCGCTGCTCTTCTTCGGCTTCGTCAAGGGCCGCTTCACGGGCGACCGCCCATTTTTCAGCGCCGTCCAGACCACCGTCGTCGGCGCGctcgcctccgccgccgcctacGCCATGGCCAGGGCCGTGCAGTCCATATGA